A genome region from Diorhabda carinulata isolate Delta chromosome 2, icDioCari1.1, whole genome shotgun sequence includes the following:
- the LOC130903442 gene encoding EH domain-containing protein 1-like: MDQTDINGNIKVPKATNSTLELTDEVASDSYDKSTNTSLTFKNKKEDIDSDGYKVPEEPETNRRICSSTSETDRFVNNSVIDDKGAVESSFEDPVPPVKMKRKKHTLKRSSTTLSDTRIMNRGKMFSWLGKVPEVRPECYENVVDGLKAIYKNKMLPLEQHYLFHEFHSPPLNDADFDAKPMILLVGQYSTGKTTFIKYLLERDFPGMRIGPEPTTDRFIAVMYSETEGVIPGNALVVDPKKQFRPLSSFGNAFLNRFQCSLVKSSVLKGVSIIDTPGILSGEKQRIDRGYDFTGVLEWFAERVDRIILLFDAHKLDISDEFRRSIEALRGHDDKIRIVLNKADMIDQQQLMRVYGALMWSLGKVLQTPEVVRVYIGSFWDEPLRYDGNRKLFEAETQDLFTDLQSLPKNSALRKLNDLIKRARLAKVHAYIISEIKKEMPLFGKEHKKKDLIKNLTQIYEKIHKEHQISTGDFPDMNKMQEHLSKQDFNKFHSLKPKLMDTVNDMLTVNISELMSMIPHDSSPTSQGEVTGGAFENVEDRVTPFGYKSGEGCNAGYGEPEWIVNKERDSYDKLFDTLGPVNGKLSGATVKDELVKSKLPNAILGKIWKLSDVDKDGYLDRDEFALAMHLINVKLQGNEIPFHLPEHLVPPNKKSNYQNRPFSQ; the protein is encoded by the exons ATGGATCAAACCGATATAAACGGCAACATAAAAGTACCCAAAGCGACAAATAGTACTTTAGAACTAACCGATGAAGTTGCTTCCGATTCTTACGATAAAAGTACGAACACGTctttaacattcaaaaataaaaaagaagatatcgATAGTGATGGTTATAAGGTACCAGAAGAACCTGAAACAAACCGAAGGATATGCAGTAGTACTAGCGAAACTGACAGATTCGTCAATAATAGTGTCATTGATGATAAAGGTGCTGTCGAAAGTTCTTTTGAAGATCCTGTTCCTCCGGTTaaaatgaaaagaaagaaaCACACGTTGAAGAGAAGTAGTACCACTTTATCAGATACAAGAATTATGAATAGAGG CAAAATGTTCAGTTGGTTGGGCAAAGTACCCGAAGTACGGCCGGAATGTTACGAAAACGTCGTGGACGGTTTGAAGGCTATCTACAAAAATAAGATGTTACCTTTGGAACAACATTATCTGTTTCATGAATTCCATTCGCCGCCTCTTAACGACGCCGATTTCGATGCTAAACCCATGATTCTATTAGTAGGACAATATTCTACAGGGAAAACcacttttatcaaatatttgttgGAGAGAGATTTTCCTGGAATGAGGATCGGACCGGAACCTACCACGGATAG gtTCATAGCGGTTATGTATTCAGAAACAGAAGGAGTTATACCCGGGAACGCTCTCGTAGTGGATCCTAAGAAGCAATTTAGACCTTTATCATCGTTCGGAAACGCATTTCTAAATAGATTTCAGTGTTCTCTAGTGAAATCGTCAGTATTGAAAGGTGTGTCTATAATCGATACACCCGGTATATTATCTG GAGAAAAACAAAGAATCGATCGCGGCTACGATTTCACTGGAGTTCTAGAATGGTTCGCCGAACGAGTCGACAGAATCATCTTGCTCTTCGACGCCCACAAATTGGACATTTCCGACGAATTTCGCAGATCTATAGAAGCCCTTCGAGGTCACGACGATAAAATACGTATAGTATTAAACAAAGCCGATATGATAGATCAACAACAATTGATGCGAGTCTACGGAGCTCTGATGTGGTCGTTGGGAAAAGTTCTCCAAACTCCGGAAGTGGTTAGAGTGTATATAGGTTCGTTTTGGGACGAACCTTTGAGGTACGACGGCAACAGAAAACTATTCGAAGCCGAAACTCAAGATCTCTTCACCGATCTACAAAGTTTACCGAAGAATTCGGCGTTAAGAAAATTGAACGATCTAATAAAACGTGCAAGGTTAGCCAAAGTGCACGCTTACATAATATCCGAAATCAAAAAGGAAATGCCGTTATTCGGCAAGGAACATAAAAAGAAAGATCTAATCAAAAATTTGACGCAAATATACGAGAAGATACACAAAGAACATCAAATTTCGACAGGCGATTTCCCCGATATGAACAAGATGCAAGAACATCTCTCAAAACAAGATTTCAACAAGTTCCATTCGTTGAAGCCGAAATTAATGGATACAGTAAACGATATGTTAACTGTTAATATATCGGAGCTGATGTCGATGATACCCCACGATTCTTCCCCGACGTCTCAAGGCGAAGTAACCGGAGGAGCTTTCGAAAACGTGGAGGATAGGGTTACGCCATTCGGTTACAAGAGCGGGGAAGGTTGTAACGCCGGTTACGGGGAACCCGAATGGATAGTTAACAAAGAAAGAGACAGCTACGATAAATTATTCGATACTTTGGGACCTGTAAATGGAAAATTATCGGGAGCGACTGTTAAAGATGAACTAGTCAAATCGAAATTACCTAACGCCATTTTGGGAAAGATATGGAAACTTTCCGATGTCGATAAGGACGGGTATTTGGATAGAGATGAATTTGCTTTAGCCATGCATCTCATTAACGTGAAATTACAGGGTAATGAAATACCTTTTCATTTACCCGAACATCTAGTACCGCCCAATAAGAAGAGTAACTACCAGAATAGGCCTTTTAGTCAGTAA